The nucleotide window TTCACGGGCGGGCGGACGGCCTTGCTCCGGGTCGATGATGAACGCGCCGTACATGCCTTTGTGGATGTGGCGTTTGAGGCTCGTGGCGTGGCAGTGGTAGAGGTGACATCCGAAGGGTTCCGCGTCGAATTCGTACACGGTGCTGCCGCCGGGTGGGATTTCCCCGGCGCCCGCGCCGGGAACGCCGTCCATTTCCCACGGGTGCACGCCGTGGAAGTGAATGGTGTGCGGGTGACGGCTTTGGTTGATGAGGCGCACGCGTAAGCGGTCGCCTTCGGTGCAGCGAATGGTGGGGCCGGGGACGCGGCCGTTGTACGTCCACGCGGGGAAGGTGACGCCCGGGGCGATTTCGATGTCTTTTTCCTGCGCGATGAACGTGTACTCGCGCAGTGTTTGACCGTTTGGAAGGCGGCTGACTTTGCCGTAATCCCAGTCGGTGAGGAGTTGCAGGGGATCGAAGCCGTTTTTGGTGTGATCGACCGTGCCGATCATGCGGTTGCCGCCGTGCCCACCGTGATCGATGGGGTGGCCGTCGGCCGTGCGCGTGGCGTTGGGCGTGCGTTGCGCGAGGGCGGCAGCGCCGACGAGCGCGGCGCTTGCGCCGGCACCGACTTTGAGGAGGTCGCGGCGATTGAGGAGCCGCTGCCACCAGCTCATGCCGTCACCGCTTCTTGAATGAGGATGCGCGCAGCGATGGTGAGTGACAGCGTGAGTTGTCCGGCTGGCGTTTCAACGGCGAGGATGCCGAGGGTGTCGTCGCGAGTGATGACGTGGATGGTCGCGTGAGGTGTGAGGCCGCCGTGCATGAGGGCACGGAGGATGCCGTCCTCGTCAGGTACGCGTCCAACGCGTGCGCGTGTGCCGACGGGAACGTGACTGAGCGGGGTGGTGTTGTCGGGGGGAAGGTGGCCGTCTTTGCTGGGG belongs to Deinococcus yavapaiensis KR-236 and includes:
- a CDS encoding multicopper oxidase domain-containing protein, with the translated sequence MSWWQRLLNRRDLLKVGAGASAALVGAAALAQRTPNATRTADGHPIDHGGHGGNRMIGTVDHTKNGFDPLQLLTDWDYGKVSRLPNGQTLREYTFIAQEKDIEIAPGVTFPAWTYNGRVPGPTIRCTEGDRLRVRLINQSRHPHTIHFHGVHPWEMDGVPGAGAGEIPPGGSTVYEFDAEPFGCHLYHCHATSLKRHIHKGMYGAFIIDPEQGRPPAREFVMMQNAFDTNFDGGNEVYAVNTIGFEYARRPIPVQKGELVRLYLINILEFDLINSFHLHGNMFDYYDHGTTLTPTSRIVDTTMQAQGQRGIVEFRYKYTGQFMFHPHISEFTELGWMGMFNVVEPKDFPRALQDVGLNDTWNERALNGFAAKQKGSAT